In Gammaproteobacteria bacterium, the DNA window CCGAAAGATAACTGGCGCAGACAGAACCCGCCTGCTTTGCATAAGCATTGAGCCAAAATATAAAGTTTTCATGTAAATAGGTGCTAAGAACGCCCTGATTAATTTGATCTAATGTATGCTTTAATTGATGCTCATTTTGCAATAATGCAGTCATACTTCGTAGGTCAGAGCCTCCTGCTGCTTGAATAACTTGAAAAAACCGAGTCTTCGTTGAGTGCTGTCGAAACAGCAATGGATTACGACGTGGTGGTTGATGAGCAGCTTGCGAAAAAAAAGATATCAGTGGTTTTTGTATGACATGAGATCTCATGCCTTTTATTGTAAACATAGTAATAATCTCAGACTAAAAAATGTAATTTCATAAAAGCGATCCCTATTTCAATGGATAAAAAAATCAACCTAACTTTAACTTTGTATTCGACTCTAAGGTAAAACTCATGGCTTCCTGAATGCCGGGAGAATTTGCTTTAATCCAATCAGAATGTTCAAAATTAGAAAGCACATTTTCTGTGTAACGGCTTTTAGGTTGATATTGAAGCCATTCATGTACAACAAATTTTTGCAGATCGGCATCCAGAGCGTACAACCCTCTTTTGCCAAGCACGTTTGGGTTCCTAAAAAAATCAATTGCTTGAAATACACCCGCAAGTACCAATGCTCTTGTTAATTGAATATCGTTAGCGGGCACGGATTCTCCTGAGTCATCAAAATTATAGGGAAATCCGCCCCGTAAAATTTTAATTTTACCGCCGAACTCACTTTCATAAATAACATCCTGTCGTGGGTTTACTA includes these proteins:
- a CDS encoding NAD(P)-binding domain-containing protein, whose protein sequence is VIGYGAIGKAIVEKLLSLGHRVIIYDSDPVQLKTAHLRKNFLATHDLISLVASADLLFGCSGQDVTRSIEAFRLSPRNKTLISCSSGDREFLTLLQLIQQNSQSGAVVNPRQDVIYESEFGGKIKILRGGFPYNFDDSGESVPANDIQLTRALVLAGVFQAIDFFRNPNVLGKRGLYALDADLQKFVVHEWLQYQPKSRYTENVLSNFEHSDWIKANSPGIQEAMSFTLESNTKLKLG